A genomic segment from Amygdalobacter nucleatus encodes:
- a CDS encoding Fur family transcriptional regulator: protein MTVFKYKTKQREAILNYLRKNTEPLTSSQLAAVLQKKGYVASLTTCYRHLEALYREGRVEKYFLPNEKSAYYRFVFEEDEKDVHFHLKCINCGRLDHMTCDQTVEIMQHIFKEHGFQIDFEMTFIYGLCKFCQS from the coding sequence GTGACTGTTTTTAAGTACAAAACCAAACAGCGTGAGGCAATCCTGAATTATTTACGCAAGAACACAGAGCCATTAACAAGCTCCCAATTAGCTGCTGTTTTACAGAAAAAGGGCTATGTAGCTAGCCTGACAACTTGTTATCGCCATTTGGAAGCTTTGTATCGTGAGGGCAGAGTTGAGAAATACTTTTTGCCTAACGAGAAATCAGCCTATTATCGCTTTGTATTTGAGGAGGATGAGAAAGACGTCCATTTCCATCTGAAATGCATTAATTGCGGACGCTTGGATCATATGACCTGCGACCAAACAGTAGAGATCATGCAACACATCTTCAAAGAACACGGCTTTCAGATCGATTTTGAGATGACTTTCATCTATGGCCTCTGCAAATTTTGCCAAAGCTAA
- a CDS encoding NTP transferase domain-containing protein: MLNGAFVLAAGTSSRMESRTSKLLQKVAGRPMILWVKEALKQAGASEQVYVVGYQQAEIRKTVGENMIYMLQERPLGTGHATAKAASFLEGVDGAILVCPADIPLIRPQTLVKLVRRFEETKCACAFLTAHIAKELNLTYEEVCRDSNGEVCDLKSAPKFNQSVDFFTESGGFFSRSRNLTPRMRNDLVEVSSGIYCFDTSLLLSALGKIGAKLGNDRPYELSDIIKLLLADGQKVETVEAYSLEVLGVKTRAELDDVIYIMNQRICDYHMLRGVTIVDPDTCQIDYDVRIGADTVVGPNVVLLDGCQISTNCEIGPFSTLKSAIIGANTKVERAVLTECKLGQDNRIGAFTEIRQSVLGDDCQVDSFSLVQNSELQAQNLVNDHVSLTYIKSEKMQEYKSGTVLRNHLSQKQEERREKENIRNKQK, translated from the coding sequence ATGTTAAATGGAGCCTTCGTGTTGGCAGCTGGTACTAGTAGCCGTATGGAATCTAGGACGAGCAAGTTGTTGCAAAAAGTAGCTGGTCGACCGATGATTTTGTGGGTGAAAGAAGCGTTGAAACAAGCCGGCGCAAGCGAACAGGTTTATGTCGTTGGTTATCAACAAGCTGAAATTCGCAAAACTGTTGGCGAGAACATGATTTACATGTTGCAGGAACGCCCACTTGGCACAGGTCATGCCACGGCCAAAGCAGCAAGTTTCTTGGAGGGCGTTGATGGCGCAATTTTAGTTTGTCCAGCTGATATACCATTGATTCGTCCACAGACATTAGTTAAGCTTGTCAGACGCTTTGAAGAAACGAAATGTGCTTGCGCTTTTCTAACAGCTCATATAGCCAAAGAACTCAATTTGACATATGAAGAAGTTTGCCGTGATAGTAACGGCGAAGTTTGCGATTTGAAATCAGCCCCGAAATTTAATCAATCAGTTGATTTCTTCACTGAAAGTGGTGGCTTCTTTAGTCGTAGCCGTAATTTGACACCTAGAATGCGTAACGACTTAGTTGAAGTTTCAAGCGGCATTTATTGCTTTGACACAAGCTTATTGTTGTCCGCATTAGGCAAAATTGGCGCTAAACTCGGCAATGATCGACCTTATGAATTGAGCGATATTATCAAATTGTTATTAGCTGATGGCCAAAAAGTTGAAACAGTTGAAGCTTATTCGCTGGAAGTTTTAGGTGTTAAAACTAGAGCGGAGTTGGATGATGTAATCTATATTATGAACCAGCGTATCTGTGATTATCACATGCTGAGAGGTGTGACAATCGTTGATCCAGATACCTGCCAAATTGACTATGATGTTAGAATTGGCGCTGATACAGTCGTTGGGCCTAACGTTGTGCTTTTGGATGGCTGTCAGATTAGCACGAACTGTGAAATAGGACCGTTTAGTACATTGAAATCAGCTATAATTGGAGCTAATACCAAAGTTGAACGAGCAGTTCTAACTGAGTGCAAACTAGGTCAGGACAACAGAATTGGCGCTTTTACAGAAATTAGACAGTCGGTACTTGGCGATGATTGCCAGGTTGACAGCTTCTCACTTGTGCAAAATTCAGAGCTGCAAGCGCAAAATCTAGTTAACGACCATGTATCATTGACTTACATTAAGTCGGAAAAAATGCAAGAATATAAAAGTGGCACCGTTTTAAGAAATCATTTGAGCCAAAAACAGGAAGAACGGCGCGAGAAAGAGAATATTAGGAATAAACAGAAATGA
- a CDS encoding metal ABC transporter permease, with protein sequence MIDFLQILAYPFVKRAIITGSLLVIACALVGSILLSKRLALLTQSLANVAFLGVALGTLTQLPSILVSLGLVTATSYEVFQRRERTKLLTDSLLALLSNVALALGICLIAYTQGMTLDICNFMFGSVLVIEQGEMFVIIALCLVVIAAYFWLKPYLFAWQLDAEFYLAAKLLPVKLNLAIAMLLSFLLAAGLKIMGTLLLSALLLLPPLTARQLAKTERQAQIYSLFVALLGFYLGLFISYQLYLPSGAAIVTVHALIFALVKLVIVIKQKLATKKVKFNKHLAIFIGLVFFSLSLLSACQKAKQTEALADVFKNAKSPFYTAKGELDFERKLGADKQNSIRTEHLPTGKAEDGSDYLPIYEKQFVLLTNEIYANYKNYLNQTIAYEGVFVSLYDKAKQITRYFVIRYGPGCCAYDGMPGFEVRFPEHFNVSQYKDKDWLYVEGKLQVSHEDDADYLYLMAKKVETGRPEGLINVKH encoded by the coding sequence ATGATAGATTTTCTACAAATTTTAGCGTATCCCTTTGTAAAAAGAGCCATTATAACAGGTAGCCTGCTTGTCATTGCTTGTGCGCTAGTTGGCTCTATTTTGCTAAGCAAACGGCTTGCTTTGCTTACTCAAAGTTTGGCGAATGTAGCTTTTTTAGGTGTAGCGCTAGGCACGCTTACACAGTTACCAAGTATTTTAGTTAGTTTGGGCTTAGTTACTGCAACTAGCTATGAAGTTTTTCAGCGGCGGGAAAGAACAAAATTGCTGACAGATAGCTTATTGGCACTTTTAAGTAATGTCGCTCTAGCCTTAGGTATTTGTTTGATTGCCTACACTCAGGGCATGACGTTAGATATTTGCAATTTTATGTTTGGCTCAGTGCTAGTGATTGAACAGGGCGAAATGTTCGTGATAATTGCTTTGTGTTTGGTCGTTATAGCAGCTTATTTTTGGCTAAAGCCATATCTCTTTGCTTGGCAGCTGGACGCTGAGTTCTATTTAGCAGCCAAATTATTACCAGTTAAGTTAAATCTAGCAATTGCTATGCTGTTAAGTTTCTTATTAGCCGCTGGCTTAAAAATCATGGGAACATTGCTTCTATCGGCGCTTTTACTCTTACCACCACTTACCGCTAGACAGTTAGCCAAAACAGAGAGACAGGCGCAAATTTACAGCCTTTTCGTTGCATTATTGGGCTTTTATCTCGGCTTGTTCATTTCGTATCAGCTGTATTTGCCATCAGGGGCAGCGATTGTGACGGTGCATGCTTTAATTTTTGCTTTGGTTAAACTAGTTATAGTCATTAAACAAAAGTTAGCTACTAAAAAAGTTAAGTTTAATAAACATTTAGCTATCTTTATTGGGCTTGTTTTTTTTAGCTTAAGTTTGTTAAGCGCTTGCCAAAAGGCCAAGCAGACAGAGGCCTTAGCTGATGTGTTCAAAAATGCTAAATCGCCATTTTATACGGCTAAGGGTGAATTAGATTTTGAACGTAAATTAGGGGCAGACAAACAAAATAGTATTCGAACTGAGCATCTGCCAACGGGCAAGGCCGAAGATGGCAGCGACTATTTGCCAATTTATGAGAAGCAATTTGTGCTCTTAACCAATGAAATTTATGCAAATTACAAAAATTATTTGAATCAGACCATTGCCTACGAGGGTGTATTTGTTAGCCTATATGACAAAGCTAAGCAAATAACACGTTATTTCGTCATTCGCTATGGTCCAGGTTGCTGCGCCTATGATGGTATGCCTGGCTTTGAAGTTAGATTTCCTGAACACTTTAATGTGAGCCAATACAAAGACAAGGATTGGCTGTACGTCGAGGGTAAATTACAAGTCAGCCATGAGGATGATGCAGATTATCTTTATTTGATGGCGAAAAAGGTCGAAACAGGCCGGCCAGAGGGCTTAATCAACGTAAAACATTAA
- a CDS encoding LTA synthase family protein, producing the protein MKKTTFFKQILRYLGLIIYLGILVLGCTPIYMAMVFGKVAPDALLMQFLSPQSGTPFAYYLKYLCFSFLPALIIWLATIYAWKKAKQLTANKQRKAHIAISCVAVILCVLSCYSFESYTGISHYVYSRMHENTLIADYYVPTKEVKLKFPEKKHNLIYIWSESMEASYQDPANGGCMKENLIPELTKLANENYSFSLNNKAGGFIPVQTATYTLGSMVAQMSGLPWITPFREPNDTPPGAFLPGAWNLGDILEKVGYKNVFLSGASAKFGRQENWFLQHGNYEVIDLNTLRETGKVPKDYLKFWGVEDQKLFGFAKEKLTELAKSDQPFNLQLELMDTHGPEGWPTPGYTSDKYPDDKYAEVLVGASKMINEFIDWVKEQPFYKDTTIIIVGDHFTMAPDYHKRYLPNEKPSVYNCIINPLLADMDKSKLKLKNRTAVTMDMFPTTLAALGVEIDGNKLALGTNLFSQEDTLAEQIGLDKLNDAFRQNSNFYNKNFLHPDWLKKPEQ; encoded by the coding sequence ATGAAAAAGACAACTTTTTTTAAGCAAATTTTACGCTATCTAGGCCTGATTATTTATTTGGGCATTCTAGTTTTAGGCTGTACGCCAATTTATATGGCTATGGTCTTTGGTAAAGTGGCCCCTGACGCACTGCTTATGCAATTTTTGTCGCCACAATCTGGCACACCTTTCGCCTATTATCTTAAATATCTCTGTTTCAGTTTTTTACCGGCTTTAATCATTTGGCTGGCTACAATTTACGCTTGGAAAAAGGCTAAGCAACTCACAGCAAACAAGCAAAGAAAGGCGCATATCGCTATTTCTTGTGTAGCTGTTATATTGTGTGTGCTTTCTTGTTACAGCTTTGAAAGCTATACAGGTATCAGCCACTATGTCTACAGCCGTATGCACGAAAACACTTTGATTGCTGATTACTACGTACCAACTAAAGAGGTTAAATTAAAATTCCCCGAAAAGAAACATAACCTCATCTATATCTGGTCTGAATCGATGGAAGCTTCTTACCAAGATCCAGCTAACGGCGGTTGTATGAAAGAGAACTTAATTCCTGAGTTGACGAAATTAGCCAACGAAAATTACTCTTTCTCCCTAAACAACAAAGCTGGCGGCTTTATTCCAGTCCAAACAGCTACCTATACTTTAGGTTCAATGGTGGCTCAGATGAGCGGTTTACCTTGGATTACACCATTTAGAGAGCCAAATGACACTCCTCCTGGTGCCTTTTTACCTGGTGCATGGAATTTGGGCGATATTTTAGAAAAAGTTGGTTACAAGAACGTCTTCTTGTCTGGCGCTTCTGCTAAATTTGGCCGTCAGGAAAACTGGTTCCTCCAACATGGTAATTATGAAGTTATTGACTTAAACACACTCCGCGAAACTGGTAAGGTGCCTAAAGATTACCTCAAGTTCTGGGGCGTAGAAGATCAGAAACTCTTTGGTTTTGCCAAAGAAAAGTTGACTGAGTTAGCTAAATCAGACCAACCATTCAATTTGCAATTGGAACTCATGGATACACACGGTCCAGAAGGCTGGCCAACACCTGGTTACACTAGCGATAAGTATCCAGATGATAAATATGCCGAAGTGCTAGTCGGCGCTTCCAAGATGATCAACGAATTCATCGACTGGGTAAAAGAGCAGCCATTCTACAAAGACACAACCATCATCATTGTGGGTGACCACTTCACAATGGCGCCTGATTATCACAAGCGTTATCTGCCAAATGAAAAGCCATCTGTCTACAACTGTATCATCAACCCGCTTTTAGCTGATATGGACAAGAGTAAGCTCAAATTGAAAAACCGTACAGCAGTTACGATGGATATGTTCCCAACTACCCTCGCTGCTTTGGGCGTTGAAATTGATGGTAACAAGTTGGCTCTCGGCACGAACTTATTCAGTCAGGAAGATACTTTGGCTGAGCAAATTGGCTTAGATAAGCTCAATGACGCCTTTAGACAAAATTCTAATTTCTATAATAAGAATTTCTTGCATCCAGATTGGTTGAAAAAGCCAGAGCAATAA
- a CDS encoding ABC transporter ATP-binding protein, protein MLKLEAASYTYNDNHKAIFTELNYEFVAGGRYILRGKNGSGKSTLIQILANRRTLTSGRLISEAKSVIYLPQQLQLADGFIYTAKEFLNNAIELIKRQQKHKSKLKLNAPNMLANLAKRYTSLVNDFKLETSLELPVSALSFGQKQKLLLVRALLGQADLYLMDEAWSSLDQATIQKLPAIFAKYIVANSCLIQISHDPENLWSDYTCLHFPLLTEVKK, encoded by the coding sequence ATGCTTAAATTGGAAGCTGCGAGCTATACATATAACGACAATCATAAGGCAATTTTTACTGAACTTAACTATGAGTTTGTTGCAGGTGGGCGTTATATTTTGCGGGGCAAAAATGGTAGTGGCAAAAGTACATTGATACAGATTCTTGCAAATAGGCGCACTTTGACAAGCGGTAGACTTATTTCGGAAGCTAAAAGCGTGATCTACCTCCCTCAGCAATTACAGTTAGCTGACGGCTTCATTTATACGGCCAAAGAATTTTTAAATAACGCAATTGAACTTATTAAGCGCCAGCAGAAACATAAAAGCAAGTTAAAGCTAAATGCACCAAACATGCTTGCTAATTTAGCTAAACGTTACACAAGCTTAGTTAATGATTTTAAGTTAGAGACAAGCTTGGAGCTGCCAGTTAGCGCCTTATCTTTCGGCCAAAAACAGAAGCTGTTATTGGTGCGTGCTTTGTTAGGCCAGGCTGATTTATATTTAATGGATGAAGCGTGGAGTAGCTTAGATCAAGCCACGATTCAGAAATTACCAGCCATTTTTGCCAAATATATTGTCGCTAATAGTTGCCTAATTCAAATCAGTCATGATCCAGAAAATCTTTGGTCTGATTACACCTGCTTGCATTTTCCTCTTTTGACCGAGGTTAAGAAATGA
- a CDS encoding metal ABC transporter substrate-binding protein gives MIKQAISQFKHMAVASHKAVKQFFAIFLTLIMLLTACKAENHAPKLANNSAHSDKQPELKLVATAFPAYDLANTLLFTQIKADSKLEHGQPNLPFKLSLELLSKAGSDPHTFEPSVQTSLSLEQADMLLMVGGELDLQFARLLKSLSETAKAHLTVFTLSEHVDLLDQDTATSIEAQAVQAPIKDVHIWLSTKRQITLLKALGQQLIAKVQQIYPDYLPAFKTYLTKQLEAWLQHWQALDQAYTDCFQTASKRTLVFADRFPLRYLCHDYNLEAKAAFNSCSHQLDPNLQTLTNLHDFVSQNDIRLVFYTEFGQAKLAQVLTDSTVEITATQAEAYLKTLSKHNVQRSQTELARESSIELGRESKASTETGTVESEPETSVEEKRDEVPAASTEPKKLAKRYIALFRTGHTVSQVELENSFTLFELLKSNLALLDLATHDYVLERGALDA, from the coding sequence TTGATTAAACAAGCCATATCTCAATTTAAGCACATGGCCGTAGCTAGCCACAAAGCTGTCAAGCAATTTTTTGCTATCTTTTTAACTTTAATTATGCTGCTTACAGCTTGCAAAGCTGAGAATCATGCGCCCAAATTGGCGAACAATTCAGCTCACTCTGATAAACAACCAGAACTAAAGCTAGTTGCAACTGCTTTCCCAGCTTATGACTTAGCCAATACTTTATTGTTCACGCAAATTAAAGCTGATTCAAAGCTTGAGCATGGACAACCCAATTTACCCTTTAAGCTCAGCTTGGAATTACTTAGCAAAGCTGGCTCAGATCCGCACACATTTGAACCGTCAGTGCAAACGAGTTTAAGCTTAGAACAAGCTGACATGTTACTTATGGTAGGTGGAGAGTTGGATTTGCAATTTGCACGTCTATTAAAGAGCCTAAGTGAGACAGCCAAAGCACATTTGACCGTTTTTACTTTGAGTGAACATGTGGATTTATTGGACCAGGATACAGCCACAAGTATAGAAGCACAAGCTGTCCAAGCTCCGATAAAGGATGTTCATATTTGGCTTTCAACCAAACGTCAAATTACTTTATTAAAGGCTTTGGGCCAACAGCTTATAGCCAAGGTTCAGCAAATTTATCCAGATTATTTGCCTGCTTTTAAGACCTATCTCACCAAACAGCTAGAGGCTTGGCTTCAGCATTGGCAAGCGCTAGATCAAGCGTATACAGACTGTTTTCAGACAGCTAGCAAGCGAACTTTAGTTTTTGCTGATCGCTTTCCTTTGCGCTATCTCTGCCATGACTACAATTTGGAGGCCAAAGCGGCTTTTAACAGTTGCAGCCATCAGCTAGATCCTAATTTGCAGACATTGACGAATTTGCATGACTTTGTTTCTCAAAATGACATTCGTCTAGTTTTTTACACAGAATTTGGCCAAGCTAAATTAGCCCAGGTTTTGACAGACAGTACAGTTGAAATTACAGCCACACAAGCTGAAGCTTATCTTAAGACTTTGTCCAAACATAACGTTCAACGTTCCCAAACAGAGCTAGCGCGAGAGTCATCAATTGAGCTAGGAAGAGAGTCAAAGGCGTCAACTGAGACAGGAACAGTAGAGTCAGAGCCTGAGACGTCAGTGGAGGAGAAAAGAGACGAAGTGCCAGCAGCTTCAACTGAGCCTAAAAAGTTAGCCAAACGCTACATAGCTTTGTTTAGAACAGGCCACACAGTTAGCCAAGTTGAGTTAGAGAACTCATTTACGCTGTTCGAACTTTTAAAAAGTAATTTGGCTTTATTGGACTTAGCGACACACGATTATGTTTTGGAAAGGGGAGCCTTGGATGCTTAA
- the pth gene encoding aminoacyl-tRNA hydrolase: MTEHLIVGLGNVGREYELTWHNLGFIMLDSLAEEYKLSFSTIKFKGYFQKFRLGDEQFYLLKPVTYMNNSGEAVKACLDYFKLEPEQLLVLYDDFELPFGDLRYRDKGGAGTHNGMKSIVQHVKSTNFPRLRIGAGPIPEQYSIVDFVLSKIPSQKQQALPALAKRIQTFVQAMGKSNAKQAVNVLHSQNASTLAKLAERQAKLQAKATKQQIEASIQQTEEAK; encoded by the coding sequence ATGACAGAACATTTAATCGTCGGGTTAGGCAATGTAGGGCGTGAATATGAACTTACATGGCACAACTTGGGCTTTATTATGTTAGATAGCTTGGCTGAGGAATATAAGCTAAGCTTTAGCACTATCAAATTCAAAGGCTATTTTCAGAAATTCAGGCTGGGCGATGAACAGTTTTATTTGTTAAAGCCAGTTACATACATGAACAATTCAGGTGAAGCGGTCAAAGCTTGCCTAGATTATTTCAAGCTAGAGCCAGAACAGCTTTTAGTTTTGTATGATGATTTTGAACTACCGTTTGGCGACTTGCGTTATCGAGACAAAGGTGGCGCTGGCACACATAACGGTATGAAGTCGATTGTTCAACACGTGAAGTCGACTAATTTCCCGCGCTTACGAATCGGAGCTGGTCCTATTCCTGAACAATACAGCATAGTTGACTTCGTTTTGAGCAAAATTCCAAGCCAAAAACAACAGGCTTTGCCGGCTTTAGCGAAACGCATACAGACATTTGTGCAGGCTATGGGCAAGAGCAATGCCAAACAGGCGGTCAATGTTTTGCATAGCCAAAATGCCAGCACTTTAGCAAAGTTAGCTGAACGCCAAGCCAAATTGCAGGCCAAAGCAACCAAGCAGCAAATTGAAGCTTCCATACAGCAAACTGAAGAAGCCAAATAG